GTGCATTGTTTGTATAATCGGCTGGATTTTGTTCCAAAATGCTGAAATTTTCCATCAATCCGTGGAAATTCAGAAACTTTTAACACCCCAGCCACGGGTTGTGCTATGATATGGATACCATAATATAGTATAGTAAAGTGCAAAATCAGAACCAAAAAGGGGGCGGAATTCATGACAAAAGGCCTTGTGCTGGCGGGCGGCGGCGCCCGGGGAAGCTATCAGGTGGGGGTGTATAAGGCGCTGCGGGAGCTGGGATGGAACCCCGGCGTGATCACGGGAACCTCGGTGGGCTGCCTGAACGGCGCGCTGTTTGCCCTGGACCAGTGGGAGCTGGCGCGGGATATGTGGCTGACCATTGACGACGGCCAGGTGATGCTGCGCCCGGAAAACGGCACCGGCACCGAGCTGACCGCCTTTTTGGAAAACGTGGTGAAAAACGGCGGCATGGACGTGACCCCGCTGGAGCAGACCGTCTGCCGCGCGGTGGACGAGGCCGCCCTGCGCGCCGCCCCGGTGCGCTACGGGCTGGTGACCGTGAATAAGCGCACCCTGCGCCCCCTGGAGCTGCCGCTGGAGGAGATCCCGGAGGGGAGGCTGGTGGATTATATGCTTGCCTCGGCAGCCTGTTTCCCCGCGTTCCGGCCCCGGGCCATCGACGGGGAGGAGTTCATTGACGGCGGCTATGCAGACAATATGCCCTTAGGGCTTGCGGCCCGCATGGGCGCGGAAGAACTGCTGGCGGTGGATGTGGACGGGGTGGGCATCACCCGCCCGAACCTGACCGGGCTGCCCACCACCTACGTGCGCAGCCACTGGGAGCTGGGCAGCATTCTGGTGTTTCAGCCGGAAACGGCAAAGCGCAACATGGCCCTGGGCTACCAGGACTGCCACCGCGCCTTCGGCAAGGTGCTGGGGGCCGCCTACGCCCTGCGGGCGGGCGAGGAAAAGGCGCTGGCCGTGGGGTTTGCCCGGCCCTATGCGCGGCTGCTGAGGGACGCCATTTCGCGCAACCCCGCGCTGGCGCTGGCCGAGGGGGCGGCGGTGCTGCCCATGGAGGGGCTGCAGGCGGCGGGGGCGGAAAAGGCCCTTGCCCCGCTGGAACGCGCCTGCGAGCTGGCGGGGGTGGACCCGGTGGGAGTGTACACGGCCCGGGAGCTGTTCGGGGCGTTTTTGGAGGCCTCGGACCCGGCGGGGGCCGAGCGCTTTGCGCCCCTGCTGCGCGAGGACGCCGGGCTGTGCCTGAAGGAGACGGCGCTGGCCGCCGCAGCGCCCGGGGAGTTTTTGCAGGCCCTGGTGCGCGCCGCCCTGTTGGCCGCAGAGTAAAGAAAAAGGTCTTTGCAGACCGCTTGCCGCATACATTGAAGGACGGACTGAAAGGCGGGTGGAAGAGAAAACATGCAGGTCTATAAAGGGGTGAGCGCTTCGCCCGGGCTGGTGATGGGGCCGATCTACCGGATCCACCACAGCGGGGCCGGGCTGGGGCGCATCGTGGAGCTGCCGGTGCGGGAGCAGGCCCTGTTCGACGCGGCGGTGGTGCTGGCGAAGGACGAGCTTCGGCAGCTGGAAGAGGCTGCCGAGGGCGAGGACAGGGACATCATCCTGTTTCAGCGCGTGATGCTGGACGACCCTGCGCTGAACAGGGAGGTGCAGGAATACATCGCCGCCGGCGCGGGCAGCGCCGCCGCCATGGAGCGGGCCGCCGCCATCTGCGCCAGGCGCATTGAATCGGTGGACGACGAGTACATACGCCAGCGCTCGGCCGACGTGCTGGACGCCTGCCGCCGGGTGGTGAACATCCTGGACGGAAGGCCCCGCACCCCGGTGCAGCTGGAGATGCCCAGCATCCTTGCGGGGGAGCGCATCTTCCCCAGTGACATTGTGTCGGTGGGGCGGGGTATGATCCTGGGGATCGCGGCGGCGGAGGGCAGCGTGCAGAGCCACGCCGCCATCATTGCCCGGACCATGGGCATCCCCGCGGTGGCCCAGCTGGGCCCGGCCTTTTTGAACGAGGCGCCCCTGACCCGGGGCATCCTAGACGCGGACAACGGCCGCCTGGTGGTGGACCCGGACCGGGAGGCGGTGCGGGCGGCCCAGCGGCGGATCGTGAGCGGCGGCATTTTGAAAAAGCGCATGGGCGTTTTGAAGAGCCAGCCCTGCGTGACGCTGGATGGGACCATCCTTTCGCTGCGGGCCAACTGCTCCTGCCCGGAGGACATTGAGATCGCCATGGAGGCCGGGGCCGAGGGGGTGGGCCTGCTGCGCAGCGAGTTTATGATCGCGGACGGGCGCATCCCCGGCGAGGAAGAGCAGTACTATTTTTACATCAGCTGTTTGCAGGCCGCGGGCGGCAAGCCGGTGACGGTGCGGACCTTTGACATCGGCTCGGACAAAACCGTGCGCGGGGTGAGCGAGCCCGCCCTGAACCCGGCGCTGGGGATGCGGGGCATCCGGATGAGCCTGGCGCGGCCCCAGATGTTTTTGGATCAGGTCTGCGCGCTGCTGCGTGCCGCGGCCAAGGGGCCCCTGCAGGTGATGTTCCCCATGATCACCTGCGCCGAGGACTGGCGGCTGACCATGGAGCTGGTGGACCGGGCCAAGGCCCAGCTGCGCCAGAGGGGCGTGCCCTTTCAGGAGGACACGGTGTTCGGCAGCATGATCGAGGTGCCCAGCGCGGCGCTTTTGGCCCCCGAGCTGGCGGCCCAGGGATGCGGGTTTTTCAGCATCGGCACCAACGACCTGACCCAGTACACCTATGCGGCGGACCGGCTGGACGGGCGGTTTTCGGGATATTTTGCGGGCGAATCCACCGCGGTGCACCGGCTGATCGACCTGACGATCGCCGCGGCAAAGCAGGCGGGGCTGCCCGTGTGCGCCTGCGGGGTTTCGACCTCGGACCCGGGGCGGGCGGTGCGCTATGCCCGGCAGGGGGTGCGCATTTTGTCCATGGAGGCTTCCAGCATCCTGCCGGTGAAGGCCAAGCTGCTGGAGGCGGACCTGGCGGCGCCTGAGACCGCGCAGGGGTAGACCGAAAGGAAAAAAGAATGAAAATAGGCGTGATACAGGCCAGCTCGCAAAAGGAGAAAAACCGGCTTTTATATGAGTGCACAAAAAAGGCGGTGCAGGGCAAAGGCCATGAGGTGATCAATTTCGGGGTACAGGCCGGGGACGGCGCGGAGTACAGCTATGTGCAGGCGGCCCTTTTGATCTGCCTGCTGCTGGAGAGCAAAGCGGTGGACTTTGTGGTGACGGGCTGTTCCTCGGGCCAGGGCATGATGCTGGCCTGCAACAGCCTGCCCGGGGTGCTATGCGGGTACGCCCCCACCCCCGCCGACGCGTACCTGTTCGGGCGCATCAACGGGGGAAATGCACTGTCGGTGCCGCTGGGGCTGAACTTTGGGTGGGCCGGGGAAATAAACCTGCAGTACACCCTGAACGCGCTGTTTGAAGAACCCTTTGGCATGGGCTACCCCCCGCAGGACGCTGGCAGGAAGCAGACGGACACCCGGCTGCTGAAAAGCATCAACCGCGCGGCCAAGCGGGAGCTGGCCGATGCGCTGGCCCGCCTGGACCCCGGATTTGTGGAAAGCTGCCTGCAGTGGGAAAGGGTGCGGGACTTTATTTTGCAGCACGGCCGCCGTTCCGGCCTGGCGGAATGGCTGGGCGGCTGCGGCTGACCGCCTGTTTTAAGGGGCGCCGGAAGATCCGGCGCCCCTTGGCTTTAAAAAAGAGATTCGCAAAATGCAGCGGCGGGGCAAGGGCGCAAAAAATTGGCGGCGCCGGGGGTTTTGCCCGCCAGGCCCCCCACGGGGGGCACCGGGGAAAGGGGCTATTCCGGCCGGCCTTCCAGTTGGGCCAAAGTGAGGTTTTGCAGGCGGTACACCGCCAGGGCATACACCGAAAAGCTCTGGTCCAGCGTGGCCAGATTGGTGCCCTCGTCCGGGCCGTGGCAGCTGCCCACACAGGACGGCTTTTCCTCATCTTCGGGAAGGCCCGGCCCAAAGCTGACCGCCCGCCTGAAACACCGGGCGTAGGTGCCGCCGCCCCAAGCATAGGCGGGCGCGCCGCTTCCGGTCACATCCCGGTAGGCTTTCATCAGGGTCTGGAGGACTTTGTCTTCCGGAGGGATATAAAAGGGGGCCGAGGCGCTGAGAAGGCGAAAATCGCCCCCCGCGCTTTTGGCCAGCGCAGACAGCGCGCTGGTTAGGCTGCCGCTGCTGGTCGCAGAGGGGTAGCGGATGTTCATGTTTTGGCGCGCCAGGCCGTTTTCCACCCGCAGGATCCCGCCCGCACAGGTGAGCGGCCCGAAGATATCGTCGCGGCAGGCAAGCCCCAGCCCTTCGCCGTAAAAAGAGCGGTGCAGCTTTTGCAGCAGCGCGAAGGCGGGCTGCTCGCCGGGGCTGAGCAGCCCGTTTTGCAGCAGAAAGTCCAACAGGAGCCCGGCTGCGCTGACGCCGCGCTCCGGCATGGCGCAGTGG
This window of the Oscillospiraceae bacterium genome carries:
- a CDS encoding phosphoenolpyruvate-protein phosphotransferase, which translates into the protein MQVYKGVSASPGLVMGPIYRIHHSGAGLGRIVELPVREQALFDAAVVLAKDELRQLEEAAEGEDRDIILFQRVMLDDPALNREVQEYIAAGAGSAAAMERAAAICARRIESVDDEYIRQRSADVLDACRRVVNILDGRPRTPVQLEMPSILAGERIFPSDIVSVGRGMILGIAAAEGSVQSHAAIIARTMGIPAVAQLGPAFLNEAPLTRGILDADNGRLVVDPDREAVRAAQRRIVSGGILKKRMGVLKSQPCVTLDGTILSLRANCSCPEDIEIAMEAGAEGVGLLRSEFMIADGRIPGEEEQYYFYISCLQAAGGKPVTVRTFDIGSDKTVRGVSEPALNPALGMRGIRMSLARPQMFLDQVCALLRAAAKGPLQVMFPMITCAEDWRLTMELVDRAKAQLRQRGVPFQEDTVFGSMIEVPSAALLAPELAAQGCGFFSIGTNDLTQYTYAADRLDGRFSGYFAGESTAVHRLIDLTIAAAKQAGLPVCACGVSTSDPGRAVRYARQGVRILSMEASSILPVKAKLLEADLAAPETAQG
- the rpiB_1 gene encoding sugar phosphate isomerase, which encodes MKIGVIQASSQKEKNRLLYECTKKAVQGKGHEVINFGVQAGDGAEYSYVQAALLICLLLESKAVDFVVTGCSSGQGMMLACNSLPGVLCGYAPTPADAYLFGRINGGNALSVPLGLNFGWAGEINLQYTLNALFEEPFGMGYPPQDAGRKQTDTRLLKSINRAAKRELADALARLDPGFVESCLQWERVRDFILQHGRRSGLAEWLGGCG